From one Tautonia marina genomic stretch:
- a CDS encoding TraR/DksA family transcriptional regulator translates to MARKDALFRLHSRLVARRDALRKALAGDLESLNDLRAMNDVGDSVDAAVDSANDEISSQIAQIESRELSQIEHALDRMAEGTYGQCEHCGGKIAVARLNALPYTCTCIDCQREQERMGHTGMSQAIDYRWSEISDRQFDENDRQINLSDYEMDMSESGR, encoded by the coding sequence ATGGCTCGTAAAGACGCGCTGTTTCGTTTGCACTCGCGATTGGTCGCCCGTCGCGACGCCTTGCGGAAAGCATTGGCTGGTGATCTTGAATCGCTCAACGATCTTCGGGCGATGAATGACGTGGGCGATAGCGTCGACGCGGCCGTGGATTCGGCCAACGATGAAATCAGTTCCCAGATTGCCCAGATTGAGAGTCGGGAACTCAGCCAGATCGAGCATGCGCTGGACCGCATGGCCGAGGGAACCTATGGTCAGTGCGAACACTGCGGTGGAAAGATCGCCGTGGCTCGTCTGAATGCCCTGCCATATACCTGCACTTGCATTGATTGCCAGCGCGAGCAGGAACGGATGGGCCACACCGGGATGAGCCAGGCGATTGATTACCGCTGGTCCGAAATTTCCGATCGTCAATTCGACGAGAACGATCGGCAAATTAACCTGAGCGACTATGAGATGGACATGAGCGAGTCGGGTCGCTGA
- a CDS encoding S1C family serine protease: MAPRPSTAMMLAAFGCIGLGFGLGSILDRDVRLNAEPSPTRSSDPDRIVEPVGLEHSDEAIYQSLARQYEQFYQVNRTFELVSKVVSRTVVHIVAVKRAEEQEGRTRRTFEESGSGVIVQSSIRPGLFVLTNNHVISGADPDNIHINLHDGRLLRPKAIFRDEDSDVAVLELPVNDLPSARLGDSDEAVPGTWVLAVGSPFGLTHSVSQGIISARGRQERDLYENGVHNQDFLQTDAAINPGNSGGPLVNLRGEVIGINTAIASHGGGNEGVGYSIPINLARWAMDQLITTGRVRRGAIGISLQDIFPEDYERYGLDRPRGTRISDVAPDSPAKSSGIQKGDVIVRFNGIQVNNTWHLINMVSTTPIGQAVELVVKRNGSEVAFKVEVADFEELTAKLPQVPSRNLSPEGYLVRP, encoded by the coding sequence ATGGCACCGCGACCCTCCACCGCCATGATGCTTGCCGCGTTCGGCTGCATCGGCCTTGGTTTTGGTCTGGGCTCGATCCTTGATCGGGATGTCCGGCTCAATGCGGAGCCCTCTCCGACTCGTTCTAGTGATCCGGACCGGATCGTTGAGCCCGTCGGACTCGAACATTCTGACGAGGCGATTTATCAGAGTCTCGCCAGGCAGTACGAACAGTTCTATCAGGTCAACCGAACGTTCGAACTGGTTTCCAAGGTTGTGTCCCGCACTGTGGTTCACATTGTCGCTGTGAAGCGTGCCGAGGAACAGGAAGGGCGGACCCGTCGCACATTCGAGGAGAGTGGATCGGGGGTGATCGTCCAGTCGTCGATTCGTCCCGGCCTCTTCGTGCTGACGAACAATCACGTCATCAGCGGGGCCGATCCCGACAATATCCACATCAATCTCCACGACGGCCGGCTCCTCCGCCCCAAAGCCATCTTCCGAGATGAAGATTCCGACGTGGCGGTGCTGGAACTCCCCGTCAACGATCTCCCTTCCGCGCGACTCGGAGACAGTGACGAAGCGGTTCCGGGCACGTGGGTGCTGGCGGTCGGAAGTCCGTTCGGGCTGACGCACTCGGTGAGCCAGGGAATCATTAGTGCCCGTGGCCGTCAGGAACGCGACCTCTACGAAAATGGCGTACACAACCAGGACTTTCTCCAGACCGATGCCGCCATCAATCCCGGTAATTCGGGAGGTCCGCTCGTCAATTTGCGAGGAGAGGTGATCGGAATCAATACCGCCATCGCGTCGCATGGCGGCGGCAACGAAGGGGTCGGCTACAGCATCCCGATCAACCTTGCTCGATGGGCGATGGACCAGCTGATCACCACCGGCAGGGTTCGACGAGGCGCCATTGGCATCTCGCTGCAGGACATCTTCCCCGAGGACTACGAGCGCTATGGTCTCGATCGGCCCCGAGGAACGCGCATTTCAGATGTCGCCCCTGATTCTCCCGCCAAGTCGAGCGGCATTCAGAAGGGAGACGTGATCGTTCGCTTCAACGGAATCCAGGTGAATAACACCTGGCATTTGATCAACATGGTGTCGACGACTCCGATCGGTCAGGCCGTGGAACTGGTGGTGAAGCGAAACGGGAGTGAAGTCGCCTTCAAGGTGGAAGTGGCCGATTTTGAAGAATTGACGGCCAAGCTCCCTCAGGTTCCCTCGCGAAACCTCAGCCCGGAAGGTTATCTCGTTCGACCTTGA
- the trpD gene encoding anthranilate phosphoribosyltransferase, whose translation MPPSSDDCRSLVLALRELGQSRSISRAATSDAVAEIVAGRASEVLITAFLVGLRVKGETDEELAGAVDAVRQAMTPLDVPVRPILDTCGTGGDGASSVNVSTASAIVVAASGVAVAKHGNRSASGVSGSSEVLERLGVAIDPGHEIQKRSLAELGLTFLFAPSFHPALRHVAGVRKQLPFRTLFNLIGPLANPARPEYQLVGVPDLRLAHLMANALARLGVCRAAVVSGPEGLDEVGLSGPTQVLWIEGDQVESRTWLPEEFGLPATHAEELRVSDPAESADRIVRMLEGQAGPVRSVVLANAAAALMVAGRAKHPAEGVAQAAEAIDSGNARQLLERWVTLTNPSA comes from the coding sequence TTGCCTCCCTCGTCTGATGATTGCAGATCGCTGGTACTCGCTCTCCGGGAACTCGGTCAGTCTCGGTCGATCAGTCGAGCGGCCACCAGTGATGCCGTGGCCGAGATTGTCGCCGGTCGAGCGTCCGAAGTCCTCATCACGGCGTTTCTGGTCGGGTTGCGTGTCAAGGGAGAGACGGACGAGGAACTCGCCGGTGCTGTCGATGCGGTTCGGCAGGCCATGACCCCGCTCGACGTTCCCGTTCGGCCCATCCTCGACACCTGTGGAACGGGCGGAGATGGGGCATCGTCCGTCAATGTCTCAACCGCCTCGGCCATCGTCGTCGCGGCCTCGGGCGTTGCGGTAGCCAAGCACGGAAACCGTTCCGCCTCAGGGGTTTCCGGCAGTTCCGAGGTGCTCGAACGTCTGGGAGTCGCGATTGATCCCGGCCACGAGATCCAGAAACGCTCCCTCGCGGAACTCGGTTTGACGTTTCTCTTTGCGCCGAGTTTCCATCCGGCGTTGCGGCATGTGGCGGGGGTTCGGAAACAGTTACCGTTCCGGACCCTGTTCAACCTGATTGGCCCGCTGGCCAATCCGGCGCGTCCCGAGTATCAGCTTGTCGGGGTTCCCGACCTGCGACTTGCTCATTTAATGGCCAATGCCCTGGCCCGACTGGGGGTCTGCCGCGCGGCCGTTGTCTCAGGGCCGGAAGGTCTGGATGAGGTCGGGCTTTCCGGACCAACCCAGGTGCTCTGGATTGAGGGGGATCAGGTCGAGTCTCGCACCTGGTTGCCCGAAGAGTTTGGCTTGCCCGCAACTCATGCCGAAGAACTTCGCGTTTCCGACCCCGCCGAAAGCGCCGATCGAATTGTTCGAATGCTGGAAGGTCAGGCCGGGCCTGTCCGATCGGTCGTGCTGGCGAATGCCGCCGCCGCCTTGATGGTGGCTGGACGAGCCAAGCATCCGGCCGAAGGGGTCGCGCAGGCGGCTGAGGCGATTGATTCCGGCAACGCTCGGCAGTTACTCGAACGCTGGGTCACGCTGACGAATCCCTCGGCGTGA
- a CDS encoding GNAT family N-acetyltransferase — MKTGSLLVRDARLSDRDAIVAFNCSLALETEDKQLDRSVVGRGVERALATEDRLRYWVAERDGQLIGQSAISREWSDWRCGWIWWLQSVYVTQEARGLGVFRALHTHIRDTARQTSEVIGLRLYVEQDNHRAQKTYDALGMTPGGYLVFEDLWPDRYGRSD, encoded by the coding sequence ATGAAGACCGGTTCCCTGCTTGTCCGCGACGCTCGGCTCTCCGATCGGGATGCCATTGTTGCGTTCAATTGCTCGCTAGCACTTGAGACCGAAGATAAACAGCTCGACCGGTCGGTGGTCGGTCGGGGTGTCGAACGTGCTCTCGCAACCGAGGACCGGCTCCGCTACTGGGTGGCCGAACGAGACGGCCAGCTCATCGGTCAGTCGGCCATCTCCCGCGAGTGGAGCGACTGGAGATGCGGCTGGATCTGGTGGTTGCAGAGTGTTTACGTGACCCAAGAGGCCCGAGGACTCGGAGTCTTTCGAGCCTTGCATACCCACATCCGAGACACGGCACGCCAGACGAGTGAGGTCATCGGACTTCGACTCTACGTCGAGCAGGATAACCATCGGGCCCAGAAGACCTACGATGCCCTGGGCATGACTCCGGGCGGATATCTCGTCTTCGAAGACCTCTGGCCCGATCGCTATGGCCGGTCAGACTGA
- a CDS encoding rhomboid family intramembrane serine protease, translated as MMEGCRNDRLEEGGPDRRAIMGIYDRDYIQDRPGGFGLFAGGGSVVKTLILINVAVFLFGWIGGPPVRAFYDDYLAARSESIFRHFQVWQLLTYAFLHDPSNLFHILWNMIFLWFVGRELEEIYGQRDFLAMYLTAAIIAGLCWSILDLSQGGQARMVGASGAVAAALFIYVLYYPHREILLFFVLPVPMWLFAVIFFGQDLIGLFQNLQGSTTAPIAFAAHLSGAGYGFLYKKYDLRWSRITSGWNWRLGRRSRLKIFSPEPRSRRPSRQGAKTPARSGSKGLAGASDPFPDDNLEAKLDEILAKIAREGRSGLTEEEHRILQEASERARNRRGERLR; from the coding sequence ATGATGGAAGGATGCCGGAATGATCGCCTCGAGGAGGGAGGGCCTGACCGCCGCGCCATCATGGGAATTTACGATCGCGACTATATCCAGGACCGCCCCGGCGGATTCGGCCTCTTTGCGGGCGGTGGATCGGTCGTCAAGACCCTGATCCTCATCAATGTCGCGGTCTTCCTGTTCGGATGGATCGGAGGACCGCCCGTTCGGGCCTTTTACGACGATTATCTCGCGGCCCGAAGCGAGTCGATCTTCCGTCACTTCCAGGTCTGGCAACTGCTGACCTACGCCTTCCTTCATGATCCCTCGAACCTGTTCCACATCCTCTGGAACATGATCTTCCTCTGGTTCGTCGGTCGAGAACTGGAAGAGATCTACGGTCAGCGCGACTTTCTGGCCATGTACCTCACGGCCGCGATTATCGCGGGTCTGTGCTGGTCGATCCTCGATCTGAGCCAGGGGGGACAGGCTCGGATGGTTGGTGCCTCCGGGGCCGTCGCCGCGGCGTTGTTCATCTATGTCCTGTACTACCCGCATCGAGAGATTCTGCTCTTCTTTGTCCTCCCCGTGCCGATGTGGCTGTTCGCCGTCATCTTTTTTGGCCAGGATCTCATCGGATTGTTCCAGAACCTCCAGGGCTCGACGACTGCGCCGATCGCCTTCGCCGCGCACCTGAGTGGGGCGGGCTACGGGTTCCTCTACAAGAAATATGACCTGCGATGGTCGCGGATCACCAGCGGGTGGAACTGGAGATTGGGCCGTCGGAGTCGCCTGAAGATCTTCTCTCCCGAACCGAGAAGCCGTCGGCCCTCACGCCAGGGAGCGAAAACTCCGGCCCGATCGGGGAGCAAGGGGCTGGCGGGAGCCTCGGACCCCTTCCCTGACGACAACCTCGAAGCCAAGCTTGATGAGATTCTCGCCAAGATCGCCCGGGAAGGACGATCCGGTTTGACCGAAGAAGAACATCGAATCCTCCAAGAGGCCAGCGAACGCGCCCGCAATCGCCGAGGCGAGCGACTCCGATGA
- a CDS encoding STAS domain-containing protein — MSLTPADDGFTLERRGDVLIFVPSPHLEEFDLSTAEELSAVLLGPIQELPMPMLIVDLEGVDFFGSSFLSLLLRCWKAVLVKGGQMVLAGVSPRARELLRITSLDIVWPLYANRSEALTALQSD; from the coding sequence ATGTCCCTGACCCCCGCCGACGACGGATTCACGCTCGAGCGTCGAGGCGACGTACTGATCTTCGTCCCTTCTCCGCACCTCGAGGAATTTGATCTCTCGACCGCCGAAGAATTGAGCGCGGTCTTGCTCGGCCCGATTCAAGAATTGCCCATGCCGATGTTGATCGTCGATCTTGAAGGGGTCGACTTCTTCGGTTCGAGCTTTTTGAGTCTCCTGCTGCGCTGCTGGAAGGCCGTTCTGGTCAAAGGCGGACAGATGGTCCTGGCCGGCGTTTCTCCCCGGGCTCGGGAGCTGCTTCGCATCACTTCGCTGGACATCGTTTGGCCCCTCTATGCTAACCGGTCCGAAGCGCTTACGGCCTTGCAATCCGACTGA
- a CDS encoding dihydrodipicolinate synthase family protein, which produces MDLPHLHGIVPPLATPLGPDDVIDEPSLERLTRALIDAGVHGLWIMGTTARFDLVTDRVARRAAELVVTINGGRIPLVLNVSDMSTRRTLERASRFDDLPYDYYAALPPWYLNLSAGELMAYFHALADHLSKPLVIYNAPWVCNQLSFEQIQTLAEHPRIVGVKDVSPSLFRTQNWSTTTRRERNFTYLHGSDLIGTSTALGADGFVPALGNAFPELCVAVWDAARANDEARAFRLQNQLTRLARTMEFGSMHACLEVACRHRGFLTRMLPAPLASLDDATARRVVQEIEAVGFLPQSELAVGRVSV; this is translated from the coding sequence ATGGATTTGCCTCATTTACATGGGATCGTTCCCCCGCTGGCCACTCCGCTCGGTCCCGACGATGTGATCGACGAGCCCTCGCTCGAACGCTTGACCCGCGCTCTGATTGACGCCGGGGTGCATGGGTTGTGGATCATGGGGACGACCGCCCGCTTTGATCTGGTGACCGATCGCGTCGCTCGTCGAGCGGCCGAGCTGGTCGTCACGATCAACGGAGGGCGCATTCCCCTGGTGCTGAATGTCTCGGACATGAGTACCCGCCGGACCTTGGAACGAGCCTCCCGCTTTGATGACCTGCCCTATGACTATTACGCCGCCTTGCCCCCGTGGTATCTGAACCTCTCGGCCGGCGAGTTGATGGCTTACTTCCACGCCCTGGCCGATCATCTCAGCAAGCCGCTGGTCATTTACAATGCCCCCTGGGTTTGTAATCAGCTCAGCTTCGAACAGATTCAGACCCTGGCTGAGCATCCGCGGATCGTCGGCGTCAAGGATGTGAGCCCCAGTCTCTTCCGAACCCAGAACTGGTCGACCACCACACGACGCGAGCGGAATTTTACGTATCTGCATGGCTCAGATCTGATCGGCACCTCGACCGCGCTCGGGGCCGACGGGTTCGTGCCCGCACTCGGCAACGCCTTCCCCGAGCTTTGCGTGGCCGTCTGGGACGCGGCTCGGGCCAATGACGAAGCTCGCGCGTTCCGGCTTCAGAATCAGCTCACCCGGCTCGCCCGAACGATGGAGTTCGGCTCGATGCACGCCTGCCTCGAAGTGGCGTGTCGTCACCGGGGATTTCTGACGCGGATGCTCCCGGCCCCTCTGGCCTCGCTCGACGACGCCACCGCGCGTCGCGTGGTTCAGGAGATCGAGGCAGTGGGTTTCTTGCCTCAATCGGAGCTGGCTGTTGGTCGCGTGTCGGTCTGA